The sequence ATTTGATAGACATGCTAATTTAAAGTATAAGTATGGAAATAGACAATTTTGGTGTAAAGGATATTATGTAGATACAGTAGGCAGAAATAAAAAGGCAATAGAACAGTATATAAGAAATCAACTTCAAGAAGATATTGCACATGACCAAATAAGTTTAAAAGAGTATATGGACCCGTTTACGGGTGAGCCAGTAAACAAAGGCAAAAGATAAACCCCTTTAGGGGTAGCTTGAAAAAATATGCGGTTGGCAGACTTTTCAGTGTGTCTTGAGACACAGCCAGTAACATGCCCTTATAGGGCTAGAGCAAACCACCCGTTTTACGGGTGGTTATGATTAGGATAATTTATTAGACTAAATCAAAAAATTATCATTTTATTATAAAAAACTATGTTATAATTTATTTATATAACTAAATAGAAAATATTTTATAAATTTACATAAATAACACTTTTTTAAGATTTGATATGTAATTACTTATGGCAAATAATTTAAAAATACAGATGATTACATTTTAAAAATTAATGATAGCATTTTCTTATTTATAAATTAGGAGGAACATTATCATGGAAATACGGCAACTTCAGACCTTTGTATATGTAGTACAATTAAAAAGCTTTTCAAAAGTAGCTGAAAAATTATTTTTAACCCAACCCACCATCACAAGTCATATACAATCTTTAGAAAAAGAATTAGGGATCATTCTTTTAAATCGTTCTAGTAAGGAAATTACACTAACAAAAGGTGGACAAATTCTTTACGAATATGCATTAAATATACTAGATTTAAAAGATAAAGCATTGTTTAGTTTAGATGCCTATAAAGGAAAGATTAAAGGATGTCTAA comes from Garciella nitratireducens DSM 15102 and encodes:
- a CDS encoding transposase — encoded protein: FDRHANLKYKYGNRQFWCKGYYVDTVGRNKKAIEQYIRNQLQEDIAHDQISLKEYMDPFTGEPVNKGKR